A genomic stretch from Deinococcus metalli includes:
- a CDS encoding glycoside hydrolase family 3 N-terminal domain-containing protein — MADPAPPSPRVEALLARLTLEEKVGQLHQAHGLGAADHADLRAGRLGSAIVATSATAGNDRQERVRAAELNALQRIAVQESRLGIPLLFARDVIHGHRTVAPIPLAQAASFSPAHVEACAAVAAREARADGITWVYTPMLDIARDPRWGRVAESFGEDPHLGARLAAAAVRGYQGTALNDPERVAACAKHFVGYGAVEGGRDYNTLEITAHTLHNVHLPPFRAAVDAGVASVMSAFCDVGGVPVAAHPGLLTDVLRGTLGFPGVLVTDWGAVLELLEHGVAATEADAARLALLAGNDIDMASGAYRACLPALVASGAVPLDRVDAAVRRVLALKDALGLFDDPYADEGAAPRVHGRADHRAVTTDLARRSVVLLQNRDDVLPLRPGLRIGVVGAAAGWRGQLFGTWTLDGDAAEVPTLLEAVRALAGPGEVWHTVNLDEAMDWARSTDVLIVALGETPTRSGEDHSVAGVELPAGQLEQLEALRELDVPIVTVVFAGRPLVLTRAARASAALLLAWHPGVSGGTPVAEILFGAVNPSGHLPVTLPRHGGQSPAHYNHKPTGRPVATRPGAFRLSDQPDAPLYPFGFGLSYTPFTFTDLRVSAAHVRAGEDVQVRVTVSNTGERAGEVVTQLYLRDVHSSRTRPVRELRGFERVALPAGASADVTFTLGPQELGFYDDSGRLTLEPGAFQIWVGADSRASLTATFEVRPLP, encoded by the coding sequence GTGGCTGACCCAGCCCCACCGTCACCACGGGTCGAGGCCCTGCTGGCGCGCCTGACGCTGGAGGAGAAGGTCGGGCAGCTCCACCAGGCGCACGGCCTGGGCGCCGCGGATCACGCGGACCTGCGTGCGGGACGGCTGGGCAGCGCCATCGTCGCCACCAGCGCCACGGCCGGCAACGACCGGCAGGAGCGGGTGCGCGCCGCCGAGTTGAACGCCCTGCAACGGATCGCGGTGCAGGAGTCGCGCCTGGGCATTCCGCTGCTGTTCGCGCGCGACGTGATCCACGGCCACCGCACGGTCGCGCCGATTCCGCTCGCGCAGGCGGCGAGCTTCTCGCCCGCGCACGTGGAGGCCTGCGCGGCCGTCGCGGCGCGCGAGGCGCGGGCCGACGGCATCACGTGGGTGTACACGCCGATGCTCGACATCGCGCGCGATCCCCGCTGGGGCCGCGTGGCCGAGAGTTTCGGCGAGGACCCGCACCTCGGCGCGCGGCTGGCGGCGGCGGCGGTGCGCGGGTACCAGGGCACGGCCCTGAACGACCCGGAGCGGGTGGCGGCGTGTGCCAAGCATTTCGTCGGCTACGGCGCGGTGGAGGGCGGACGCGACTACAACACGCTGGAGATCACGGCGCACACCCTGCACAACGTGCACCTGCCGCCCTTCCGCGCCGCCGTGGACGCGGGCGTGGCGAGCGTGATGAGCGCGTTTTGCGACGTGGGCGGCGTGCCGGTCGCGGCGCACCCCGGCCTGCTGACGGACGTGCTGCGCGGCACCCTGGGCTTTCCCGGCGTGCTGGTGACCGACTGGGGCGCTGTGCTGGAACTGCTGGAGCACGGCGTGGCCGCCACCGAGGCCGACGCGGCGCGGCTGGCCCTGCTGGCCGGCAACGACATCGACATGGCGAGCGGCGCCTACCGCGCGTGTCTGCCGGCCCTGGTGGCGTCCGGCGCGGTGCCCCTGGACCGCGTCGACGCGGCGGTGCGGCGGGTGCTCGCGCTCAAGGACGCACTGGGCCTGTTCGACGACCCCTACGCCGACGAGGGCGCGGCCCCGCGGGTGCACGGCCGCGCGGACCACCGGGCGGTCACCACCGACCTTGCCCGGCGCAGCGTGGTGCTGCTCCAGAACCGCGACGACGTGCTGCCGCTGCGGCCGGGGCTCCGGATCGGCGTGGTGGGCGCCGCGGCCGGGTGGCGCGGCCAGCTGTTCGGCACGTGGACGCTCGACGGCGACGCCGCGGAGGTACCGACCCTGCTGGAGGCCGTGCGGGCACTAGCCGGGCCGGGCGAGGTGTGGCACACCGTCAACCTCGACGAGGCGATGGACTGGGCGCGGAGTACGGACGTGCTGATTGTCGCGCTGGGCGAGACCCCCACCCGCAGCGGCGAGGACCACAGCGTGGCGGGTGTGGAGCTGCCGGCCGGCCAGCTCGAACAGCTCGAGGCGCTGCGGGAGCTGGACGTGCCCATCGTGACGGTGGTCTTCGCGGGGCGCCCGCTGGTGCTCACCCGCGCGGCCCGCGCGTCTGCGGCGCTGCTGCTCGCGTGGCACCCGGGTGTCAGCGGGGGCACGCCGGTCGCCGAGATCCTGTTCGGGGCCGTGAACCCCAGCGGGCATCTGCCCGTCACCCTGCCGCGCCACGGCGGCCAGAGTCCCGCGCACTACAACCACAAGCCCACCGGCCGCCCGGTCGCCACGCGGCCCGGCGCGTTCCGCCTCAGCGACCAGCCCGACGCGCCCCTGTACCCCTTCGGCTTCGGCCTGAGCTACACGCCCTTTACGTTCACCGACCTGCGCGTGAGCGCCGCGCACGTCCGGGCCGGCGAGGACGTGCAGGTCCGCGTGACGGTCTCCAACACAGGTGAGCGCGCGGGCGAGGTGGTGACGCAGCTGTACCTGCGTGACGTGCATTCCAGCCGCACGCGGCCGGTGCGGGAACTGCGCGGCTTCGAGCGCGTGGCTCTGCCTGCCGGCGCGTCGGCGGACGTGACCTTCACCCTCGGGCCGCAGGAACTCGGCTTCTACGACGACTCCGGGCGCCTCACGCTGGAGCCCGGCGCCTTCCAGATCTGGGTGGGCGCCGACAGCCGGGCGAGTCTCACGGCGACTTTCGAGGTGCGGCCGCTGCCCTGA
- a CDS encoding amylo-alpha-1,6-glucosidase: MLSTRTVLKENELYLVGDDRYAVSSGEAGFYRRDTRHLSVYRWQLDGQTPQTLVQYLRAPFWMSEQSGNADLGYTMHTGLTRDLTVSGGGLQDRVVVRTYSPESHVLRLDLAADFVDMFEVRGWPALEGRVVSAQPTETGVTFAYTARDGLQNSTVVTCTPPGRWDGSGLEWTVEGQPGGTTLEVTVTVHALHGDEAPVAPDPGALGADYARWVAPVTLPDAADQRVLDRSVQDLRSLLFHTRQGPFPAAGLPWFVAPFGRDSLIIAHLVLPHFPEIAVGVARYLAARQGVTHDPATLEEPGKILHEERTGELTRLGQTVFQPYYGSADSTPLFVWLVGELARTHPELATELRPHWHAALAWMMGDGDPDQDGLIEYTPHAQGIRNQVWKDSGDSTFGADDTDAEGAIAVIEVQGYAYAAYLAGAQLSRLTGDDAQAAEYEQRARRVQARVQEAFWWPERGYYAHALDGDKRPLRVLVSNPAHSLWTGVIPAEHAGAVVQTALGPELYSGWGLRTLGTHEVRYNPVSYHNGSVWPHDTAVFALGLERYGFTAEARRVSRDLYDAARWAQDARLPELFAGFTREDGPPVPYPAACHPQGWDAAIPLALAHLIDRPLSGE; the protein is encoded by the coding sequence ATGCTCAGCACCCGCACGGTTCTCAAAGAAAACGAACTCTATCTGGTCGGTGACGACCGCTACGCCGTCAGCAGCGGTGAGGCAGGCTTCTACCGCCGCGACACCCGCCACCTCTCGGTGTACCGCTGGCAGCTCGACGGCCAGACGCCGCAGACGCTGGTGCAGTACCTGCGCGCGCCGTTCTGGATGAGCGAGCAGTCCGGCAACGCCGATCTGGGCTACACCATGCACACCGGCCTGACCCGCGACCTGACGGTGAGCGGCGGCGGCCTGCAAGACCGCGTGGTCGTCCGGACGTATTCGCCCGAGAGCCACGTCCTGCGCCTGGACCTTGCCGCGGACTTCGTCGACATGTTCGAGGTGCGCGGCTGGCCCGCCCTGGAGGGCCGCGTGGTCTCGGCCCAGCCGACAGAGACAGGCGTGACCTTCGCCTACACCGCCCGCGACGGCCTGCAGAACTCCACCGTCGTGACGTGCACGCCTCCGGGCCGCTGGGACGGCTCGGGGCTGGAATGGACGGTCGAGGGCCAGCCCGGCGGCACCACGCTGGAGGTGACCGTCACCGTGCATGCGCTCCACGGGGACGAAGCGCCGGTGGCGCCCGATCCCGGCGCGCTGGGCGCCGACTACGCGCGCTGGGTGGCGCCCGTGACCCTGCCGGACGCTGCGGACCAGCGCGTGCTCGACCGCAGCGTGCAGGACCTGCGCAGCCTGCTGTTCCACACCCGCCAGGGGCCGTTCCCGGCCGCTGGCCTGCCGTGGTTCGTGGCGCCGTTCGGCCGCGACTCGCTGATCATCGCGCACCTGGTGCTGCCGCACTTCCCGGAGATCGCGGTGGGCGTGGCGCGTTACCTCGCGGCGCGGCAGGGCGTGACGCACGACCCCGCCACCCTCGAAGAACCCGGCAAGATCCTGCACGAGGAACGCACCGGCGAGCTGACGCGGCTGGGCCAGACGGTGTTCCAGCCGTATTACGGCAGCGCGGACTCGACGCCGCTGTTCGTGTGGCTGGTGGGCGAACTGGCCCGCACGCACCCGGAACTCGCCACCGAACTGCGCCCGCACTGGCACGCGGCGCTGGCGTGGATGATGGGTGACGGCGACCCGGACCAGGACGGCCTGATCGAGTACACGCCGCACGCGCAGGGCATCCGCAACCAGGTGTGGAAGGACAGCGGCGACAGCACCTTCGGCGCCGACGACACGGACGCCGAGGGCGCCATCGCGGTGATCGAGGTGCAGGGCTACGCCTACGCGGCGTATCTGGCCGGCGCGCAGCTCTCGCGCCTGACCGGCGACGACGCGCAGGCCGCGGAGTACGAGCAGCGTGCCCGGCGGGTGCAGGCACGGGTACAGGAGGCCTTCTGGTGGCCGGAGCGCGGGTACTACGCGCACGCCCTGGACGGTGACAAGCGGCCCCTGCGCGTGCTCGTCAGCAACCCGGCGCACAGCCTGTGGACCGGCGTGATTCCCGCCGAGCACGCCGGCGCGGTGGTGCAGACCGCGCTGGGGCCGGAGCTGTACAGCGGCTGGGGCCTGCGCACGCTGGGCACCCATGAAGTGCGCTACAACCCGGTCTCCTACCACAACGGCTCGGTGTGGCCGCACGACACGGCCGTGTTCGCGCTGGGGCTGGAACGCTACGGCTTCACGGCCGAGGCCCGCCGGGTCTCGCGCGACCTGTACGACGCGGCGCGCTGGGCGCAGGATGCCCGGCTGCCCGAACTGTTCGCGGGCTTCACCCGTGAGGACGGGCCGCCGGTGCCGTACCCCGCCGCATGCCACCCGCAGGGCTGGGACGCCGCGATTCCCCTCGCGCTGGCCCACCTGATCGACCGGCCTCTCTCCGGTGAGTAG
- a CDS encoding carbohydrate ABC transporter permease produces the protein MSAPAMARSGARFDSPQDQERWLARRRWARAGWLYAFMIVMSFFFLGPFLMGVLSSVKDNPNEYPPRLLIPQFSPASISRAWGQGVQGAGDGWNGGLRPGRSVTFDVSVDSPQGAPQDAPTIALFTYQPTSLVALAKQAQARDYAQVKTEQTGVSGSVHTYRTTVTYPPLSPAQGEIIQAKLGPVSDRVTAILPGGQNVDVTLDTPQAQSHQYDLSETQLVELVKVGGTYVLRGPVFQRTPLQVDVQRGQRIVSSTLPPSDQQNFDRSFAYRNITPGVLGYTFNNYRRAFDETTNPQTGQSLFLRWVGNSFLYAALRVMAALLFCSLAGYALARLDFPGKNLIFVLGVLFVQMVPGQVNLVSNYVLLRDLHLLNIWGLWLQGLVAAGGVFLMKQFFEGMPRELEESASIDGAGPFTTFWRVMLPQAGPALIALAITQFQGAWNDFFWPVVLLRQNTDFTLTVGLSNFRSAYGGQGDYGLILAGAVLSAIPVIIVFVVFQRYFVDTGADSAVKG, from the coding sequence ATGAGCGCCCCGGCCATGGCGCGCAGCGGCGCGCGCTTCGACTCGCCGCAGGATCAAGAACGCTGGCTGGCCCGCCGCCGCTGGGCGCGCGCCGGCTGGCTGTACGCGTTCATGATCGTGATGAGCTTCTTCTTCCTGGGCCCGTTCCTGATGGGGGTCCTGAGCAGCGTCAAGGACAACCCCAACGAGTACCCGCCCCGACTGCTCATCCCGCAGTTCAGCCCGGCGTCGATCTCGCGCGCGTGGGGGCAGGGCGTGCAGGGCGCCGGCGACGGCTGGAACGGCGGTCTGCGCCCAGGGCGCAGCGTGACCTTCGACGTCAGCGTGGACTCGCCGCAGGGAGCGCCGCAGGACGCGCCGACGATCGCATTGTTCACGTACCAGCCGACCAGCCTGGTGGCTCTGGCCAAGCAAGCGCAGGCGCGCGACTATGCCCAGGTCAAGACCGAGCAGACCGGTGTGAGCGGCAGCGTGCACACCTACCGCACCACCGTGACGTACCCGCCGCTGAGCCCCGCACAGGGCGAGATCATCCAGGCGAAGCTCGGCCCGGTCAGCGACCGCGTGACGGCCATTCTGCCCGGCGGACAGAACGTGGACGTCACGCTCGACACGCCCCAGGCGCAGTCGCACCAGTACGACCTGTCGGAGACGCAGCTCGTGGAATTGGTGAAGGTGGGCGGCACGTATGTGCTGCGCGGACCGGTGTTCCAGCGCACACCCCTGCAGGTGGACGTGCAGCGCGGCCAGCGCATCGTGTCGAGCACGCTGCCGCCCAGCGACCAGCAGAACTTCGACCGCTCGTTCGCATACCGCAACATCACGCCTGGCGTACTGGGCTACACCTTCAACAACTACCGCCGCGCCTTCGACGAGACCACCAACCCCCAGACCGGCCAGAGCCTGTTCCTGCGGTGGGTGGGCAACTCATTCCTGTATGCCGCGCTGCGGGTGATGGCGGCCCTGCTGTTCTGCTCGCTGGCGGGCTACGCGCTGGCGCGGCTGGACTTCCCCGGCAAGAACCTGATCTTCGTGCTGGGCGTGCTGTTCGTGCAGATGGTGCCGGGCCAGGTGAACCTGGTGAGCAACTACGTGCTGCTGCGCGACCTGCACCTGCTGAACATCTGGGGCCTGTGGCTCCAGGGCCTGGTGGCCGCCGGCGGCGTGTTCCTCATGAAACAGTTCTTTGAGGGCATGCCGCGCGAGCTGGAAGAATCCGCCTCCATCGACGGCGCCGGCCCCTTCACGACCTTCTGGCGGGTGATGCTGCCGCAGGCCGGCCCGGCGCTGATCGCGCTGGCGATCACGCAGTTCCAGGGCGCGTGGAACGACTTCTTCTGGCCGGTGGTGCTGCTGCGCCAGAACACCGACTTCACCCTCACGGTGGGGCTGTCGAACTTCCGCTCAGCGTACGGCGGGCAGGGCGACTACGGCCTGATCCTGGCCGGCGCGGTGCTGAGCGCGATTCCCGTCATCATCGTGTTCGTGGTGTTCCAACGCTACTTCGTGGACACCGGAGCCGACAGCGCTGTGAAGGGCTGA
- a CDS encoding carbohydrate ABC transporter permease, with protein sequence MHKRGQAATAYLFLAPFLITILVFFFYAFARAVYYSFTDYNLFNAPRLIGLKPYADVLGDSLFRRALANTLVFSITVTILQTIGSLLMAVALNNKIKGQAFFRSAWYMPSITSSVVITLIFLWLFQRRGVANYVITQWQAYQPLILSFLGVLIVAQVAQVLFERARRLPARWTDPALAAMSALIAVVVTLALNALGIVHPRAVPPFDFQYFSDTWVQIGGVRLLSMPLLVVIVMNTFTTIPTLMLFFLAGLQNIPGALYEAADIDGATPAQKLLSVTVPMLRPVTFYVLTVSLIGTMQMFDQVAVIGSAAPQETLITMAYYVYTNTFKSGAAPVNMASAAAIVLALIILLMVYVQRRFFVAPEAV encoded by the coding sequence ATGCACAAAAGAGGTCAAGCGGCCACGGCGTACCTGTTCCTGGCCCCGTTCCTGATCACCATCCTGGTGTTCTTCTTCTATGCCTTCGCGCGCGCCGTGTACTACTCGTTCACGGACTACAACCTGTTCAACGCCCCGCGGCTGATCGGCCTCAAGCCTTACGCGGACGTGCTGGGCGACTCGCTGTTCCGCCGGGCGCTCGCCAACACGCTGGTCTTTTCGATCACCGTGACCATCCTCCAGACCATCGGCTCGCTGCTGATGGCGGTCGCGCTGAACAACAAGATCAAGGGCCAAGCCTTTTTCCGCTCGGCGTGGTATATGCCGAGCATCACCAGTTCGGTGGTCATCACCCTGATCTTCCTGTGGCTGTTCCAGCGCCGCGGCGTGGCGAACTACGTGATCACGCAGTGGCAGGCGTACCAGCCACTGATCCTGAGTTTCCTGGGCGTGCTGATCGTAGCCCAGGTCGCGCAGGTGCTGTTCGAGCGGGCGCGGCGGCTCCCGGCCCGCTGGACCGACCCGGCGCTGGCGGCCATGAGCGCCCTGATCGCCGTAGTGGTGACACTGGCCCTGAACGCGCTGGGCATCGTCCACCCGCGCGCCGTGCCGCCGTTCGACTTCCAGTACTTCTCGGACACCTGGGTGCAGATAGGCGGCGTGCGGCTGCTGAGCATGCCGCTGTTGGTGGTCATCGTGATGAACACCTTCACGACCATCCCCACGCTGATGCTGTTCTTCCTGGCCGGACTCCAGAACATCCCCGGCGCGCTGTACGAGGCCGCCGACATCGACGGCGCCACGCCCGCGCAGAAGCTGCTGAGCGTGACGGTGCCGATGCTGCGGCCGGTAACGTTCTACGTCCTGACCGTCTCCCTGATCGGCACCATGCAGATGTTCGACCAGGTGGCGGTGATCGGCTCGGCCGCGCCGCAGGAAACGCTGATCACCATGGCGTACTACGTCTACACCAACACCTTCAAGTCCGGCGCGGCGCCCGTGAACATGGCGTCGGCCGCCGCCATCGTGCTCGCGCTGATCATCCTGCTGATGGTCTATGTGCAGCGGCGCTTCTTCGTGGCGCCGGAGGCAGTGTGA
- a CDS encoding ABC transporter substrate-binding protein has translation MKRTTCLSVLALTLLGQSALAQTTIKINGYAGQDPAIVGDLINRFVKPALAKDKITVTYEPLQGDYNQQLTTQLASGTAGDVFYLPAETLDTYVATGKILPLNGLVNTSPFIKSLNTTFTRNGRLYGIAKDFNTLTLVYNKDLFDEAKVAYPDNNDTWTTLQTKLTNVKKALGNDYYGICLAPDYARMGQFAFSAGWKPFGAGGKTNLLDPAFQSAFNFFTGLAKDKVGVQPSEISQDWSGGCLKTGKVAVAIEGNWIVGFLKDNAPNLKYGTALMPKNPTTGKRGNFLYTVGWAINAGTKNKAAALKVLNLLTSPQVQQYVLEQGLAIPSRTALSNNAYFKKTDPGAQNSAAVFQGASDGTVNGYTFGPKGPDWGKPINAALAAVLSGQQSAADALKKAQADMNALQSR, from the coding sequence ATGAAACGCACCACCTGTCTGTCGGTCCTCGCCCTCACGCTCCTCGGTCAGTCCGCCCTCGCCCAGACCACCATCAAGATCAACGGCTACGCCGGTCAGGACCCGGCCATCGTCGGCGACCTGATCAACCGCTTCGTGAAGCCGGCGCTGGCCAAGGACAAGATCACCGTCACGTACGAGCCCCTCCAGGGCGACTACAACCAGCAGCTCACCACCCAGCTCGCGTCGGGCACCGCCGGCGACGTGTTCTACCTGCCCGCCGAGACGCTCGACACCTACGTCGCCACCGGCAAGATCCTGCCGCTCAACGGCCTGGTGAACACCAGCCCCTTCATCAAGTCGCTGAACACCACGTTCACGCGCAACGGCCGCCTATACGGCATCGCCAAGGACTTCAACACCCTGACGCTGGTGTACAACAAGGACCTCTTCGACGAGGCCAAGGTCGCGTACCCCGACAACAACGACACCTGGACGACCCTCCAGACCAAACTGACCAACGTCAAGAAAGCCCTGGGCAACGATTACTACGGCATCTGCCTCGCACCAGATTACGCCCGCATGGGTCAGTTCGCGTTCTCGGCTGGCTGGAAGCCCTTCGGTGCGGGCGGCAAGACGAACCTGCTTGACCCCGCTTTTCAGAGTGCCTTCAACTTCTTCACTGGCCTGGCCAAGGACAAGGTCGGCGTGCAGCCCAGCGAGATCTCGCAGGACTGGTCCGGCGGCTGCCTCAAGACCGGCAAGGTGGCCGTGGCTATCGAGGGGAACTGGATCGTGGGCTTCCTGAAGGACAATGCGCCCAACCTGAAGTACGGCACCGCGCTGATGCCGAAAAACCCCACCACCGGCAAGCGCGGAAACTTCCTGTATACCGTCGGCTGGGCCATCAACGCCGGCACCAAGAACAAGGCGGCCGCCCTCAAGGTGCTCAATCTGCTCACCAGCCCGCAGGTGCAGCAGTACGTCCTCGAGCAGGGCCTGGCGATTCCCAGCCGGACGGCACTCTCGAACAACGCGTACTTCAAGAAGACCGACCCCGGCGCCCAGAACTCGGCGGCTGTCTTCCAAGGCGCGTCCGACGGCACGGTCAACGGCTACACCTTCGGCCCCAAGGGCCCGGACTGGGGCAAACCCATCAACGCCGCCCTGGCCGCGGTGCTCAGCGGGCAGCAGAGTGCGGCCGACGCGCTGAAAAAGGCCCAGGCGGACATGAACGCCCTCCAGAGCCGCTAA
- a CDS encoding LacI family DNA-binding transcriptional regulator — MSRPTIHDIARLAGVSTGTVSRVINGHSTVALRTRQQVEQIMRSVNYAPDPAARQLSWRTGHTVGLSTMAGDPLLSPYQVLFRRSLEARTSPAGVQLIDLHGDLGPLGRLPSAVVLMHIKDDDARLTLLEERGVPVVLIGHHQQHSWVAPDDRAGAELATRQLTEAGHRQLMFLGAGESQVARDREDGFRTAAREVDAAVATLPGGFTALDGYRTLRRAWEQGLRFTGCFAASDEQAVGAVAALQDLGLDVPGQVSVVGFDGLPELPLPVPLTTVSQDIDRIAEVALRLVQEALSGEPPRGEFVPVRLLPGHTVARPP; from the coding sequence ATGTCCCGTCCCACCATCCACGACATTGCAAGGCTGGCCGGCGTCAGCACCGGCACCGTCAGCCGTGTGATCAACGGGCACAGCACGGTGGCGCTGCGCACGCGCCAGCAGGTGGAACAGATCATGCGTTCGGTAAACTACGCGCCGGACCCGGCCGCCCGGCAACTGTCGTGGCGCACCGGGCACACCGTCGGGCTCTCGACCATGGCGGGCGATCCGCTGCTGAGCCCGTACCAGGTGCTGTTCCGGCGCTCGCTGGAGGCGCGCACGTCGCCCGCCGGCGTGCAGCTCATCGACCTGCACGGCGACCTGGGGCCGCTGGGCCGCCTGCCGTCTGCCGTGGTGCTCATGCATATCAAGGACGACGACGCGCGCCTGACGCTGCTCGAGGAGCGTGGCGTGCCTGTGGTGCTGATCGGGCATCACCAGCAGCACAGCTGGGTCGCGCCGGATGACCGCGCCGGGGCCGAACTCGCCACCAGGCAGCTCACCGAGGCCGGGCACCGCCAGCTCATGTTCCTGGGCGCCGGCGAGAGCCAGGTGGCCCGCGACCGCGAGGACGGCTTCCGGACCGCCGCCCGCGAGGTGGACGCGGCCGTGGCGACCCTGCCCGGCGGCTTCACAGCGCTGGACGGCTACCGCACGCTGCGCCGCGCGTGGGAGCAGGGCCTGCGCTTTACCGGCTGCTTCGCGGCGAGCGACGAGCAGGCTGTCGGGGCGGTCGCGGCGCTGCAGGACCTCGGGCTGGACGTGCCGGGCCAGGTCTCGGTGGTGGGCTTCGACGGCCTGCCCGAACTGCCGCTCCCGGTGCCGCTGACCACCGTGTCGCAGGACATCGACCGCATCGCGGAGGTGGCGCTGCGCCTGGTGCAGGAAGCGCTCTCCGGTGAGCCCCCGCGCGGCGAGTTCGTGCCGGTGCGCCTTCTCCCCGGCCACACGGTGGCCCGGCCACCGTAG